The region ccaagacaacgcaggagtggctttgaaatgtccttgactggcccagtcagagcccggacttgaacctgatagaacatctctggagagacctgaatctgcagagaagaatggtagaaactccccaaatacaggtgtgccaagcttgtagtgtcatacctaagaaaacccgaggctgtaatcactgccaaaggtgcttcaacaaagtactgagtaaagggtctgaatacttatggaaatgtgatattcaagtttttttttcatacatttgcaaaaatgtctaaacccgtttttgctttgtaattttggggtattgtgtgtagattgagtgaaaaaaaatatgatccattttagaataaggctgtaacttaacaaaatatggaaaaagtcaaggggtctgaatagtttctgaatgcactgttcaTGCATTACATGTAATCTGCTCAATTTTAACCTGGATGACAAATACACGATCAATCTGTTTTAACATTGAATCCGAATCTTATCAACATTCCCTGTTGGCTGGACTGGGAGGGGTTGGCCTCCAAATGGCTCTGGAGCAATCCCATCATGCCCTGCTGTGGTAAGTATTCTCCGGTCAGTGATGAGCCTCTCTAATAAGCAGCTACTTATAGTCAGACTCACTGGAGCCACAGTCTGTAGGTAAACAAGACCATTATTTGTCCTTATcacaagccacacacacacactccaacataatATCTGTCTTCAACAAAATATATTTGTCAGCCATAGCCAAATAAATCACACAGGACAGAAATTGTCCTGTTAACAAACTCCAGCTGCACTgctagtgtaacagtatagcttccgtccctctcctcacccctacctgggcttgaaccagggaccctctgcacacatcaacaactgcctcccacgaagcatcgttatccatcgctccacaaaagccgcggcccttgcagagtaaggggaacaactacttcaaggtctcggagcgagtgacgtcaccggtTGAAACGCTATTAGAGTGCACCCcgccaactagctagccatttcacaccggttacactagCCTAAACAATGGAACTCTATTATTCTCTCTTCATTCCTCTCTGGGctgtctttctccttctttcCAATCCTTTTCCATTGACTGTTATCCTTCATGTCCTTTCCAGATAAAATCTGTCGCTGCTATACTAAAAATCGTAACTGTCATTGACAAACGTTGCTAGAAAATTGATCTGGGACTAAGGCAGCAAAAAAGAAGGACCAGAGAGGGCAAAAGTCCTCTAGTAATATCTGGAGCATGAGGCggaggaggaagaaaggagaTTGGATAGTAAGGCATAAGATGTAATTGTGGTGGTTGTGTTACTTTACAATATTTCTCAATAAATATTGTGAGGGAGAATTTCCTCAGATATATGTTCTGATGACTAGGGCAGAGTTTTCCCTGGCCGGATCTGATGACCAGAAAAAACTCCTGGCTCTACTATGACCCTTCACCTAACGTTACTCTGCTGTTCTCTAATTTTAACTCATTCCAGCACTAATTTCTGAATGTCTTGGCTATTTTTCCCCATGTCCCCCCCCCCTTAATGACAACTGACAGGGGTGTGAACATACAGGATTCCAACCTGCCAGACTTGCCTCTATATCAAAGCAAACTGGTTCAGGGTGCATGTGACAATGACATTATTTTAAAGACGATTTATTTGTTGTGACTGGGGTATCTGACACATTAACTACATGTTGACATAAATAGCTAACTAATTatcaacttagctagctaactgtaaaCAAAGGCGATTGTCATGGCTGACACAGCTAACCcgatactagctagctaactaccttTACTTGATGCGTCAGGCTAATAACAGTCTAGATGTGCTCGATACTTATGATTATTTTACGTAATCCTTGTCTGCTTGACTTCCGATCTCAACTGCCCGACAGTGCCCTGTTGTCCCACTCCCTCACCCATCTCACCTGCTTCACCGACGGGCTGAACTCGAACTCCCCTGCCTCTTTCAGATCCAGCCAGATCATTGGCATACGGGGGACCGCCTCCATCGCGGCCAGCGACTGAACCGAGCCTGAGTTAAAGTGACTTCTATTTAAATATCACTTCAGCAGTTTTGAATTCAGCGGATTTCTAACTATATTGTTTCTTATAATCCCCAAACAACTGTGTCATGTCTCCATTTACACTTCAACAGGAAACGATGGATGCTAAGGGACGTGACGCCAGAAGGAATGTTCCAGTGCGCAAATGTTTATGGGAAATGTAGTTCACTATATTAGATCAGACTGGTTGTTTCACCAGAGGTTTGAATTTGAAACATCTAGCTATATTCAGTATCTTTTGTTAGGCAATAACTACATTGCATAATAGTATATCTTATGTAAAGTGATACTAATGTCTCTTATCATCATGTTTGAGCGTGGGAACATTTGTGCAGCACACTACATACTATTACCACTTCCTGTGTGCCTGGCCACCATATTTGATtctgcaaaaaatataaatattatgaTGTTTGTTTAGCTGTCTAGAAGTTACGAAAGTGTAATAAACACACATTCGGCGGCAGAATTTAGAAGAGTTGCACTTTTAGCGAACGACTAGCTAAGGTAAGCAACACTTGAAACCCTAATCCATAGTTAGCTGTAGCTAAATATCAACAAACCGTGTAAAAGCTCTGcaaacttagctagctatctaacgttaAGCTAACTACTTGTAAAACTAAGTCATTGACATGGTTAGCtgtctatctagctagctatcttgcaATGTAGCTAAATGCCCAAAACGCTAACGCGAAATACTATTAAGATGCTATTGACTATGTGTCTGGGATATGCTCTTTTTGAAGTCTTGTGAAAATCAAAGGCATCTTCAGGTCTGAATGCTAGTAACTAGCTAGCAATAATAGTGCGGATGTGGAAGTATCCTGATTTGGTGCCCACTTTGCCATCCGTAGTTTCATATTCGACTTCCACCGGAACATAACACCAACCAAGTATCAAAGTTTATATTGTTGATTGTTGCGTTATTATATGTATTTCTAGATAACGAGAAAAGTTCAAGCCCAGCTAGTTGAACTGTGCGATCATTCAGTGTTTCTTCAGCTAGCCTGTGACTTGACACTGTATTTTAGCTAAATAAATAATTTCACTTTTGCCAAGTTGGTTCTTATTGCTGCCACAATTTCACATCGGTTCTGACTACGATTGCTTCAAATTTACACAAACGGAATTTTTCCTAGTACTGCAATTTGTCCTTCAATACAACCATCAACATTACACCAATAAAACACATTGATGCAACATGTTTCGCAGAGCATAAACAATTCTATTTTGGCAGCAAAAACCTTTCTCTAGAGACTTTTTAGCAGTGCCTGGCTTATATTCACTCAAGGGGTTTGTCTTAttgttttgacactcttatgcaAAAGCACTCTTTCTGTCTCCCAGTAGATGTCACTGGTGGACCTGGGGAAGCGGCTGCTAGAGGCTGCACGGGCAGGGCTGGATGATGATGTCAGGACCCTCATGGTCAATGGAGCTCCCTTCACCACTGATTGGGTAAGGGTCTCACTGTAGGGGTACTCACATCTACACAATTTGTGAtttcacacctcatgtagcctaacaCAGAGATATTGTTCCTCAGATCTCTTGCGGTACATCACAAATCTACCTATGTTGCAGTGCTGGAGTCTTTCACACAATCCAGACAGTGTTGTAGGGACTGGGTCCTCATAAATCAAACCGTGTGTTCTAGCTGGGGACTTCCCCGCTCCATCTAGCTGCTCAGTACGGACACCACTCCACGGCTGAGGTGCTTCTCCGAGCAGGCGTTAGCAGGGATGCCCGGACCAAAGTGGACAGGACCCCACTCCACATGGCGGCCACGGAGGGCCACTCCAATATAGTGGAGCTGCTAGTCAGTGTAAGGGCAACCAAATATAAAGCTGACAGTATTCAGCTGTTTATATGAAAAACATAATAGTTATATTTTTAGTAAAGTGACTGACAAACAAATGTTATTTCATTCATGTTGAATGTTCACCACCCACATTTTGGAATCAAGGCTACCAGTCTCACCTTCATATCTCTTTCCCACTACTGGGGGGGTGTGCTGTGCTCCCTAGCAGAGCGGAGCGGACATCAACGCTAAGGACATGCTGAAGATGACAGCCCTGCATTGGGCGGCCCAGCACGGTCACAGGGAGGTGGCAGAGCTGCTGCTCAAATATGGAGCAGACGTCCACTCCCTCAGCAAGTTTGACAAGACTCCCTTTGACATCGCCATGGACACCAGCAACACTGAGCTCATGATACTGTTACAGGTGAAGGgactgtgtgtgttgtttttatATGGCTCTTATGTTAATTTGTTTTCACAAAAATGCCCTTATGTCTGTATAAGAAGAAGTGaacacagattttttttctttatcTAAACACATGCAAGTATGTGTTCTTATCACTGGTTTATGTAACACGTGTTGACCTGTTAAACTGGTTGCCCAGTATGTGGGAGGAACTGTATCTGTGTTCTTGTGTTAGATAACATCTTcaaggtgtgttttgtgtatgtacaCAGGATGGCATGCAGAACCAAGTGAACATGAACCCAGAGCCCCAGTTCATCATCTCCTCTGCTGGAGTCGTGAACTTCTCTGACCTCGTCAACACCACCGCCAAGTCAGGTATGGGCAACTGGAGCACAGGTTACAGTAAGTTAGGTACAAATTAAGTAGagatatatcaaatcaaatataacTCACTGACatttataatttatataaatggGGAACCTTAGTTACCACCTGACCTTACCCAAGACACTTCTAAATGGGATGACTTGATTGAGGTTTTTCATTGTCTTATTATTCCAGGAGAATCTGTCTCTACCACCTCAGTCCTGGCAACACTGGCAGCCCTGGCAGAAGCCTCAGGTCCCATGGGTAAAAATGCAGGTAAGTGATGTCTTTTCATAACCATGAGGATAACACTATAAATTACTCTGCGCTACTCATGTTACAATTAATAGTACTTTGATCGATATCATATTCTATAAAATGATAACTCTCTGTGCGTTAGGGCTAACTCAGATCTGTATTATAGTTCTTAGACTGCAATGGTAAGTAACTCTATCATTCCTgggataggataggataaagtaatccttctaaccccccccccccttaaaagatttagatgcactattgtaaagtggttgttccactggatatcataaggtgaatgcaccaatttgtaagtcgctctggataagagacgtctgctaaatgacttaaatgtaatgtaaaatgtaattccCACAGGCAAATCTGAGGACGCAATCGCTGCAGATTCTGTGGACTCGGCCATTCAGCATGTAGTGGGCGATGGAGGTCAGAGGGTCATCACCATAGTGACGGACCAACACGGCAACCTGCAGCCAGCGGGACTTGGGCAGCAGTTCTTTGTCACTATGCAGGGGCAGCAAAGTAAGTAGGAAACCACATCTATTTATACACTCAcatggccagtttattaggcaTACCacccgttcacgaaaatggttcgctcctacaaaCAGTAAGTCGGGTGGCTGTAACTTGCTATGAAAAGCAGGTAGACAGGCATCggggcattcagttactgtttgattgactgttagaatgggcaaaacgagtgacctatgcaactttgagcatggtatgatTGTCGGTGCCAGGCTCACCAGTTCCAGTATTTCAGAAATGGCTtttcctgggcttttcacgcatgacagtatctagggtttacagagaatagtgcaacaaacaaaaaacatccagttagCTGCAGTCCTGTGGGGAAAAAAACTTGTTGctgagagaggtcgaaggagaatggcaagaatcgtgcaagctaacaggcaggcctgaaacaggcaaataacggcgcagtacaacagtggtgtgcagaacggcatctcggaacgcacaactcgtcgatccttgtcacggatgggctattgcagcagacgaccacaccgggttccactcctatcagcttaaaaacaagaaaacgcttaTTGATAGTTCCCTTGAAACCAATTGAGCAACATTTGAACGCCAcgacttgtagaatccatgccctgaagaattcagactgttctggaggcaaaggggtgtcgacccagtactagataggtgtacctaataaagtagCCCCTGAGTAGCCCCCTATGTTTATTTAGTTTACATTGTGCTTATGTCAGCCTTTTTCAAGACTTTACAATGAATGCATTCAtgagtttgtgttttgtttctgtAGTGGTGGCAGTCCCGGCTGGTCAGATCACAGAGGAGGTGGTGGAACAGGAGCCTTATCCCTCTCCGGCACGCAAGAGGAGAATAGAGCCTGCAGCCATCCTAACCAGACCCAAAGACAAGGTCAGCACAGGTCCCCATATTTGTGGCTTGGCATAATATTCTGAAATAGTTTCTCTCTTTCTtactgtgtgtgtccattgttCTCAGAATGCGAAGTCAGGGGACAGCAGTCGGGAGCAGCTCCAGAAGCAGCTGCAGGAGGCCAACCGGAAGGCCCAGGAGTACCGCACACAGCTCCTACAGAAGGAGCAGGAGGCTGAGCAGTACCGCCTCCGACTAGAGGAAGCCATAGAGCAACAACAGAGCAACAATACCAGCAATGCTACCGGTTCTTCCAGCACAGGTGTCCAGGAGGTAGAAGAGGAGGTGGTCCAAATGGAAAAACAAcacgagacagaggagagagttgTAGAGGAGGACAAAGTGGAAGGGGAAGAGGACGTCCCATTTCCGGAAGAAACCATTCTTGTTAAAGTGGAGGAGGAGCTGGATTCAGGGGAGGGAGAACAGATAACCGTGGATGATACCGAGGAAACGGAGAAGGCTTCAACTAAGTTCACAACGACCCCCAaacgggggagagggaggggacgaGGACGTGGAAGGAGGCGGTAGTCAAGCGTCCCTCTGTTCTCTTGGTGTTCTCTCATGATATGTCTTGTTTTATGCTTTTATATTAATATTAACGGTTATTACTTGTTTGTTATTTTAGAACGATAACGTTGTACTTGTATTTGTAACTAGGTTTTGAGATTATTTTATTTACTTGCAATACTTTTGATGAAGAAGCCATTGGCGAGCACTTGTAAGCTAATGCTGAGCCCTGTGGGAGGACTTAAGGATGCAGATGGCTCCACAGTGTACAAACATTTCTGTGAATTTAGAGAAAGTAAGAAAAGGTATGTTTGCATAGGAGTGTAAATACTGCAATGTGGGTTTGATTGCACTGTGCATTCGTTCTCCTAAGAATAAGGTTTGCAACACATTCTAATATAGGATATTCAATCCCCAACATTTCTGGTTCCTGTCTTCAGCGTcatgtttaaaataaaataaacttagCTCAAGTGTATAGTCCTAACTGAGAAAATGTATCTGATTCTTCAGAAAATGTTCTCCAAGGCTGGCTAAGTTGTAGTTATTTGCGTACctgtatgtgtgagtgtttgGACATGTGTGGGTGAGGTCGAGGTGTGGGATATCGGTGTTTCTTTGCTAGATGGCCAGCTTTCTTAAGTCTTGAATATCCTATTCTAGTACTATTTTAGCTGCAGACCACTCAGACACTAAGATACTGTAGGTTTTCATTTTTTGTTCCAAGTAGTGTTAGAGTTAATGTGTAAGTTAATGTTATTCTTAAGCTCTTATTTTTGTTCCTTTTGTCATTTTAAAGCATTACACTCTGTATAGATCAGCATCTGTCAATAGACATTGATCTGTCATCGCAGTCCAGTTTAAACTAATACTCTCTCTAAAATATTGTTTACATATGCTCTCTTTATATGGTTGTTAGTTTGACACTATGTCCTCCTATGTGCTTTTATAATGTTCATAAAGAAACACTATCAGGGGTTATCTTCCAGTTGGTTAGGAGGAGAAAAATTAGAATTTTGCTACAAAATAATGTTAGTGAGAAAATATGGGAAGTTGTTGAATTGTTTTCTATGTGGAATACCCCTTTCTtaacaaatgtatttttagaaTTCAATAAATAAACAGTTATTGTTATTCTATCCATGCATGCTACTTGtccttttgatttatttattatatGACTATTGCTCATTGACAaactacatacactgagtgtacaaaacattaggaacacttgctctttccatgacagactgaccaggtgaacccaggtgaaaggtatgatcccttattgatgccacttgttaaatccacttcaatcagtgtagatgaaggggaggaaacaggttaaataatactttttatgccctgagacatggattgtgtatgtgtcccattcagagggtgaataggcaagacaaaagattgaagtgcctttgaactgggtatggtagtaggtttcccatgtgtattaagaatggtccaccacccaaaggacatccagccaacttgacacaactgtaggaaacattggggtcaacatgggccagcatccctatggactGCTTTTGAcagcttgtagagtccatgccccgatgggggggtgcaactcaatattaggaaggtgttcctaatgttttgtacactccgtgtatACCTGCAGGTATATACAATCTTATGTGTTTTGAATTAGTCCTGACTGACTagttttaatgattttttttggTTGCATAAGGTTCACCATACAGCTTCTGTAAGTAATTGGCAAAATGGGGCATTTATTTTTTGTCTCGTTGAGCCTGAGAGGTTTTTTAATTTCATATTTTCTCTGGAGGACTGCTTAATAAGCTCGTCCAACCTCACCTCTATTTATAGCATTCACTTCACAATGATGTCCCTGGTGACCAATCAGGAAAATTACAAGCAATTTTTTAAAGTGCTTAGTTGTACATGTACATTGTCTATTCTGTTCTTTTATACAGCTGTGATGGTTTCAGCAATGTACCATAGTACATCAGTCTCGCTATGTGGTCATGGTATGAGCTGTGCACCATGTTTCAACCCAAGAAGCTTAGAAGAAAGAAGTAATATGAAGTGCATGTACCTTAAAGGCCCAGGAGTCTTTTCAAAGGATATTGGttagatttattttccctttttacCTACTGGACATGTATCCTGTAGCTAGTTTTCTCTATGACCATTTCTTCCTCTTGTCAGTAAATGGAGGTAAGATAAATGTTGTACCCCAACAGAGGAATCATTCCCCTGCACTGCAAAATCGATTGTGCAATTCCAATATCCTCTTTAAGTCCTACTCATGGCCATTCCCACTCACGGGGGAACATTCCCAAGAAAACTGTTAACGGACCATTAAATAAACTTGCATAGATTACAGCAGAAAAACTAAAACAGCCCCTTTGGGAATTAAATATAgtcagtacatacagtatatgtaaggtgactgagtgtgtgtagtAGACCTTCAAGAGCCACTAAACACACCGATTGGTATGTATGGGGAGGGGGAAGCTGAAAATGTaacaattttcacaatttcataaTATTATTCCAATcttatagtgtggaaatatacagtggggtctgaaattattgacacccttgataaagatgagcaaaaatgaatgtataaaataattcaaatactgaggtATATTGAATGCCAAAAAAagggggaaattatattattttatactaatacaattgctcagagaaagagattgtgTAACAAGTaatcttttttttctcaaaaaggtaggggtcaaaattattgacacccgttttcaatacctcaccttgcaagGATAACGGCATTGAGCCTTGAATTTCTTTgttgagaacacattgggagggatcttagaccattcctccatacagaatccttccagatcattgatatccttcgtctacgcttatggactgccctcttcaattcgaTTGGGTTTgggtttcaagtccggagacagatggccattgcaaaatttggtcacgcacaccagtggtgggtttggcgtcgaaatgagaatgcatgagcagaaaaTAATTCCatactactgtaaaatatggtggtggatctttgatgttatgaggCTATTATGCTTCCACTGGttctggggcccttgttaaggtcaatggcatcatgaactttacccagtaccaggatattttagccaaaaacctggttgcctcagCCTGGAGGCTGAAACTTTGCAGCAAgcggatcttccagcaagacaataaccccaagcacacatcaaaatccataaAGAAACTGATCATTGGCcccaaaaatcaacattttgcaatggccatttcGGTCTCCGGACTTGTGGTTTGAAATGTAGACGGCAGTCCATAAGTGCAGactaaggatatcaaggatctggaagtttcaactctaaacccaacaatgcaataatcaataacaatgtaatactaggagaaaaaaaacacatgagaaataagaattatgaagaacacaataagtaagtaaTTAAGCATActtgcattcagaaaatattcagacaacttgactttttccacattttgttacgtcatgTGTGTAGATGacgaggggaaaaaaatgatttaatacattttttaataaggctgtaacgtaacaaaatatagaaaaagtcaaggggtctgaatactttccaaatgcactgtacacggtcagttccaataccatatttacaatgtgaagggatactggagtgatggaggtagatatgtatagggctaaggtgactaggcaacaggatataagataaacagagtagcatcagcttgtatgtgagtgggtgtgtacgtgtgtgtagggCCTGTGTGTGAGCGTACATAGAAacagtgcaaaaataaaaaataaaattaacatACCAGGTTAATTCAGATACTCAGTGttgctattttgttagctatttatcagtcttattgcttggggatagaagctgttcaagagcctgttggtgccaaacttgatgcaccggtactgcttgccatgcggaaacagagagaatagtctatggcttgggtggttggagtcctTAACAATTTTCCAGGCCTTCCTACCACATCGCCTAATatactgtagatgtcctggatggcagggagctcgtccccagtgatgtactgggctgtccgcaccaccctgtagcgccatgcgatcgagggcggtgctattgccataccaggctgtgaagcagccagtcaaaatgctctcaatggtacagctgtacaACTTTtggaggatttgagggcccatgccaaacttttTTCAACCTCTTGAGGGGGCAAGAGGCGGTGTcgcgccttcttcacgactgtgtttggaccattttaagtctttactgattTGGACACCGagtaacttgaagctctcgaccggCTCCACCTCAGCCCCGTCAAAGGAttttgtatggaggaatggtctaagatccttcCCAATGTGttcaactcataaaacattttagaaaaaggctcagtgtcgttatcctcgcaaggtgaggtatcgaaaggtattgaaaataggggtgtgaataattttgacccctaccctTTTGAGAAGAAAATATATGACTTCTTAACTGTGCTTGACTTGGATTGAAATTGGTTCCGGTAGTCATTTTGGGTGACGGTACAGTTTatatggccttccctgtggctcagttggtagagcatggtgtttgcaacgccagcatagtgtgtgcaacgccagggttgtggctttgattcccacggggggccagtacaaatgcatgaaatgaaatgtatgcattcactactgtaagtcgctctggataagagcgtctgctaaattactaaaatgtaaaatgtatatttaggtgcaggagtgCCACAATcattttgagctaatattctataagaggaacaggaacaTTTGAGGTGCAGGTACTAAGCTCCAGTGAGATCCTACCCAAGTTAAGCactacttgttaaacaaaatcttttctctgagcaattgtactaGTATACAATAATAtccttccccccaaaaatgtagcATACAAAATAACTCTAACtatttgaatgatttattttatacatacatttttGCTATTCTTTATCAAGTGTttcagtgtaaccgatgtgaaatggctagttagcggtggtgcgcgcgtttcaatcgggtgacgtcactcgctctgagacctgaagtagttgttccccttgctttgcaagggccgtggcgcgatgggtaacgatgcttcgtgagTGTCAGTTGTTGacgtgtgcagagggtccctggttcgagcccaggttggggcgaggagagggacagaagctaaactgttacatcaATAATgtcagaccccactgtatataaaacacaggaaagtcAAGTTTCTGActgcactgtgcctttaaaataCTCATGTAATTAATGGGTGCATTTCCTTTACACGAGTCATTATCAGTTATTGATAATTGATAGTTATTGATCTCCACAGGTTTATGTCCTTACCATGAGCAGAGAA is a window of Salmo trutta chromosome 37, fSalTru1.1, whole genome shotgun sequence DNA encoding:
- the LOC115176732 gene encoding GA-binding protein subunit beta-1 isoform X1; the encoded protein is MSLVDLGKRLLEAARAGLDDDVRTLMVNGAPFTTDWLGTSPLHLAAQYGHHSTAEVLLRAGVSRDARTKVDRTPLHMAATEGHSNIVELLVSQSGADINAKDMLKMTALHWAAQHGHREVAELLLKYGADVHSLSKFDKTPFDIAMDTSNTELMILLQDGMQNQVNMNPEPQFIISSAGVVNFSDLVNTTAKSGESVSTTSVLATLAALAEASGPMGKNAGKSEDAIAADSVDSAIQHVVGDGGQRVITIVTDQHGNLQPAGLGQQFFVTMQGQQMVAVPAGQITEEVVEQEPYPSPARKRRIEPAAILTRPKDKNAKSGDSSREQLQKQLQEANRKAQEYRTQLLQKEQEAEQYRLRLEEAIEQQQSNNTSNATGSSSTGVQEVEEEVVQMEKQHETEERVVEEDKVEGEEDVPFPEETILVKVEEELDSGEGEQITVDDTEETEKASTKFTTTPKRGRGRGRGRGRRR
- the LOC115176732 gene encoding GA-binding protein subunit beta-1 isoform X2 — protein: MSLVDLGKRLLEAARAGLDDDVRTLMVNGAPFTTDWLGTSPLHLAAQYGHHSTAEVLLRAGVSRDARTKVDRTPLHMAATEGHSNIVELLVSSGADINAKDMLKMTALHWAAQHGHREVAELLLKYGADVHSLSKFDKTPFDIAMDTSNTELMILLQDGMQNQVNMNPEPQFIISSAGVVNFSDLVNTTAKSGESVSTTSVLATLAALAEASGPMGKNAGKSEDAIAADSVDSAIQHVVGDGGQRVITIVTDQHGNLQPAGLGQQFFVTMQGQQMVAVPAGQITEEVVEQEPYPSPARKRRIEPAAILTRPKDKNAKSGDSSREQLQKQLQEANRKAQEYRTQLLQKEQEAEQYRLRLEEAIEQQQSNNTSNATGSSSTGVQEVEEEVVQMEKQHETEERVVEEDKVEGEEDVPFPEETILVKVEEELDSGEGEQITVDDTEETEKASTKFTTTPKRGRGRGRGRGRRR